From the genome of Rhizobacter sp. AJA081-3:
ACGTGGCCACCGTCGGCCTGACCGAGGCCCAGGCACGAGTGCGGTACGCCGCGGTGAAGGTGTTCCGCACCGAGTTCAAGCCGCTCAAGCACACGCTGTCGGGCAGCCCGGAGCGGGTGCTGATGAAGCTGCTGGTCGACGCTGCCACCGACCGGGTGGTCGGCCTGCACATGGTGGGCGACGAGGCCGGCGAGGTGGTGCAGGGTTTTGCGGTGGCCCTGAAGGCCGGCGCGACCAAGGCGCAGTTCGACGCCACCATCGGTATCCACCCCAGCGCGGCGGAGGAGTTCGTGACGCTGCGCGAGCCGGTGGCATGATGGCGCCCGTTCGCACTGACCTGAGCTGCCATGAGACTTGTTGTCGCCCTCGGCCTGAGCCTGAGCTTCTGCGCCGCCACCCTGCCGCAGGCAGCCGCTGCGCCGGGTGACAAGCTGCGGCTGGGCATGTTCGGTTCGGGCAAGGCCGTCGGGCCCTTGCTCACGCGCGCCGAACTGCGCGAATGTCTCGCGCTGCAGGGGCGCATCAAGAGCGGCAGCGACACCGCCGCCGCCGACCGCGAGCAGCTTCAGAAGGAGAAGGCCGAGCTGGTGCGCCAGGGCGAGGAGCTCAAAGCCCAGTTCGCGGCACTGGACCGCACCAGCGTCGAGGCGATCGAGCAGTACCGTGCCAATGCCCTTGAGCGCGACAAGGCGATCGATGCCTTCGAGGCCCGCACCAGCGAATTCAATGCCCGGCTGACCGCGCTGGGCGAGGATCGGGCAGGGTTTACCCAGAGATGCGACAACCGCCGCTTCGACGAGCTCGACGAAGCCGCCATTCGCAACGGCAAGTGACACTCGTCAACACGGCTGGTTTCGTGAGAGAAGACAAGCTCTGCTTAAGCGGGCATGGCTAGAGTGCACCGACGATCCCCCCAGAGGGTTCGCCGCCACTCAAGCCCATGACCGAAACGCCCATTCAAGCTCAACGCACAGCACCCACCGCGGGCCGCCTGGCCCTGGCCGGGCCGCTCTTCGTGGCTTTCGTGGTCGTCAGTGCGCTGACCCGGCTCGGTCTTGCGGCCTTCAATGCCGATACCTCGCTGTTCGAGCCCTTGCGCCTGGGCCCGGCCGTGCTGCTCGGCCTGGGCTACGACGTGGCGGTGGCGCTGTGGTGGTGTCTGCCCCTGGTGCTGCTGGGTTGGTGGTGGCCCGCCGCCCGCGCCCGATCCGCGCTGGGCATCGTGGCGCTGGTGCTGACGGCGGCATTGATCGGCGGTCTGGTGTTCGTCAGCGTCGCGGAGTTCGTGTTCTGGAACGAGTTCGCCTCGCGCTTCAACTTCATCGCCGTCGACTACCTGCTCTATACCCGCGAGGTGATCGGCAACATCCGCGAGTCCTACCGGTTGACGCCACTGTTCGCCGGCATCGGCGTGGCCACCTTGCTGCTGACGCTGGCCCTGGCCCGGCGCATGCGCCGCGCGGCCCTGGAGCCGGCGCCCGGGCTCTGGCGGCGCAGCGGGCACGCGGCTCTGTACGTGGCTGTGGCCGTGGCCGTGACTGCCGGCGTCAATACCGGCTGGAAGGACCGCCTCGGCCAGCCGCAACTGGTGCAGGTGGCCGGCAACGGCGTGTGGGAGTTCTTCCACGCCGTGCGCTACAACCAGATCGACTACCAGCGCTTCTACGCGACGCTGCCGCAGGCGCAGGTGAATGCGATCCTGCAGCGCCGCTTTGCCGACCCGGCGCACTACCGCCTGATGGCCACCCCCGAGATGCCGATTCGCCGCGAGGTCATCCCGGACGGGCCGCAGCGCGGGATGAACGTCGTCATGGTGTCCATCGAGAGCCTGGGGGCCGAGTTCGTCGAGAGCCTGGGCGGCGCACGCGGGCTCACGCCCAACCTCGAGCGGCTGGGCCGCGAGGGCCTGTTCTTCGAGCGCATGTATGCCACCGGCACGCGCACCGTGCGCGGCCTGGAGGCGCTCACGCTGTCCGTGCCGCCCACGCCGGGCCACGCCGTGCCGATGCGGCCCAACAACAGCGGCCTGTTCACGATCGGCGGCGTGTTCAAGGACAAGGGCTACGAGGCGCTGTACCTGTACGGCGGCTACAGCTACTTCGACAACATGGCCAGCTTCTTCGGCGGCAACGGCTACACCGTCATCGACCGCACCGCGATCGACAAGAAGGACATCCACCACGAGAACATCTGGGGCGTGGCCGACGAAGACCTGTTCGACCTCGCACTGCGCGAGATCGACACCCGCGCGGCCGCCGGCAAGAAGGTGTTCGCCCACGTGATGACCACCTCCAACCACCGGCCCTACACCTACCCGGCCGACCGCATCGACATCCCTTCGGGCACCGGTCGCGACGGTGCTGTCAAGTACACCGACTTCGCCATCGGCCAGTTCGTCGAGAAGGCGCGCCAGCGGCCCTGGTTCGACAACACGCTGTTCGTCTTCGTGGCCGACCACACCTCGATCGCGCGCGGCCGCAGCGACCTGCCGATGGAGCGCTATCACATCCCGATG
Proteins encoded in this window:
- a CDS encoding LTA synthase family protein → MTETPIQAQRTAPTAGRLALAGPLFVAFVVVSALTRLGLAAFNADTSLFEPLRLGPAVLLGLGYDVAVALWWCLPLVLLGWWWPAARARSALGIVALVLTAALIGGLVFVSVAEFVFWNEFASRFNFIAVDYLLYTREVIGNIRESYRLTPLFAGIGVATLLLTLALARRMRRAALEPAPGLWRRSGHAALYVAVAVAVTAGVNTGWKDRLGQPQLVQVAGNGVWEFFHAVRYNQIDYQRFYATLPQAQVNAILQRRFADPAHYRLMATPEMPIRREVIPDGPQRGMNVVMVSIESLGAEFVESLGGARGLTPNLERLGREGLFFERMYATGTRTVRGLEALTLSVPPTPGHAVPMRPNNSGLFTIGGVFKDKGYEALYLYGGYSYFDNMASFFGGNGYTVIDRTAIDKKDIHHENIWGVADEDLFDLALREIDTRAAAGKKVFAHVMTTSNHRPYTYPADRIDIPSGTGRDGAVKYTDFAIGQFVEKARQRPWFDNTLFVFVADHTSIARGRSDLPMERYHIPMVMYAPGKIAPRRVDALSSQIDVAPTLLGWLNVPYVSEFFGRDVLRDGGPAPSLFMANYQTVGFVGEGMQVELRPKQGTRVTGVDGSKPSTEHAQEALDEGIAFYQAAAQRFSSRRFEPPPPPKER